Genomic window (Desulforapulum autotrophicum HRM2):
AGCCATGGATGACGTTGACTTTTTAAACACGAGCATTCGAGTGATGCACCAGGGGGTAGATTTTCTAAGGGCTGAACTATCGGCCATGGGCCTTACGACCCATCCCACCCAGACCAATTTTTTCCTGGTGGATGTGGCACAGGACGCCCGTCAAGTGTTCCAGGCACTTCTCAGACAGGGCATTATCGTCAGGGCAATGAACGCATATGGATTTGACACCTGCCTGAGGGTCAATGCCGGGACTGAGTCGGAAAACAGGGCCTTTATCCAGGCGCTGAAAAAAGTCCTTGCCGGGGGGAGCCCAAAAGAATGAAACCAAAAATCATCACAATTGACGGACCGGCAGGATCGGGCAAGACAACGGTCAGCAAACTCGTGGCCCGGCAACTGGGCTGGGTCTATGTTGATACCGGTGCCCTCTACCGGGGCGTTGCCCTTGGGGTGAAAGCCGCAAACATTGACTACGAAAACCCCGGGGCGCTGCAGTCATTGCTCGACAGTCTCTCTTTTACGATAGTGACACAAGGTAAATCAATGCAGCTATTGAGCTCAGGATGCGATATCACCGACAAAATAAGAACCCCGGAGATATCCATGCTTGCATCAACCCTGAGCGCAAAACCCGGGGTAAGGGCGGCCCTGCTTGGAATGCAGCGGGCCATTGCAGTTGAGAAAAATGCCGTTTTTGAGGGAAGAGACATGGGCACGGTGGTCTTTCCAGACGCAGATTACAAGTTTTTTCTCCTTGCCGATCTCAAGACACGAGCCATGCGACGATTCAAGGAAACACCGGGTCAACCCCTTGACGAAGTTGAACAAGATATGGCGAAACGGGATAAAAACGATTCAGAACGAGAAGTGGCCCCTTTGAAACCCGCAGATGACGCCATTATTATTGATTCCACCGCCTTGACCATTGAGGCTGTTGTTGCACGAATTATGAATAAAATAAATCACGAAACACCACGGCCTGAGCAGGTTATCTGCCATATCCACGACAAATGATCCACGCCCTGACTGCAGTGCTTTGAAGGGGATTTCCATATAAAACAGGCAGATTTTCCCCCTTTTTATAATATTTTTATTGATTTTCCTGTTTTATTTCTGTTATAAAGGAAAAATTATCCATGCCCTCTGGGGTAGGGGTAAAATATTGTCTATGGGAGAATTTTTATTAATGAACACCATTGCTGAAACAGGCGAGAACAAAGAAATGAACAGTGAAGAATTAGAGACAGGCCAGGAGCCCATTATTACACCAGAAAAGGACGAAGATCCGCTGGCGAATATCACGGGCGAAGAGACCATGGAAGAACTGATGGGCATTTACGACGAAAGCTTCAGTAGTTTTGAAGAGGGTCAGGTCGTCAAAGGTACCATAATAGCGGTAGACAAGGACCATGTCCTTGTTGACGTCGGCTACAAATCAGAAGGCCAGATCTCTATTCACGAGTTCAGGGACGAAGATGGCAACCTTGATGTCAAACTCTACGACAAGGTTGAAGTCATGGTTGAAGTGTGGGACGAGGAGACCGAAACGGTCATTCTGTCCAAGGAAAAGGCTGCCAAGGTCAAGGTTTGGGATGCCATCAAAGACATCTACGAGGCCGATGGTACCATTGAAGGCGTTATCACAAGCAGGGTCAAGGGCGGTTTTTCCGTTGACATTGGACTGCCTGCCTTCCTGCCCGGTTCCCAGGCAGACCTTCGACCCATCCGCAACATGGATGAGATGGTCGGTCAGACCTACACGTTCAAGGTCCTTAAATATAATAGAAAGCGAAGCAACATTGTTCTGTCAAGGAGAGTCATCCTTGAGACAGAGCGTGAAACCGCCAGGGCCGATACCCTTGAAGCCATTGAAACGGGTAAGGTCATGGAAGGTATTGTCAAGAACATCACCGAGTATGGTGTGTTTGTTGATCTTGGTGGCGTGGACGGACTGCTCCACATCACAGATATTTCCTGGGGCAGGGTAAAACATCCTTCGGAACTCTTTTCTGTTGCAGACAAGATCAATGTCAAGATTCTCTCCTACGACCTTGAAAAAGAACGGGTTTCCCTGGGTCTCAAACAGCTGACCCCTGATCCCTGGACAACTGCCAAGGATAAGTATCCCGTGGGTTCAAAGGTTCTCGGAAAGGTGGTAAGCCTTACGGATTATGGTGCCTTTGTTGAACTGGAAGAGGGTGTTGAGGGTCTTATCCATGTATCTGAGATGTCCTGGACAAGAAAGGTTCGCCATCCATCCAAGATTGTATCCGTTGGTGAAGAGGTTGAGGCGGTTGTTCTTGATCTCAAACCGGATAACCGAAGAATTTCCCTGGGCATCAAGCAGACGGTTGAGAATCCCTGGGAAGTGATCAGCGAAAAATACCCCGTGGGTACTGTGATTGAAGGCAAGATCAAGAACATCACCGATTTTGGTCTGTTCATCGGAATCGACGATGACATTGACGGTCTTGTTCACATTTCAGACATCTCTTGGACAAAAAGAATCAAGCATCCGTCCGAGGCCTACAAGAAAAACGATGTTGTCCAGGCCGTTGTCCTTGACATTGACAAGGCAAGCGAGCGTTTCAGCCTTGGCATCAAACAGATTCAACCCGATCCCTGGGAAACCGTTGAAGAGCGATACAAGGTTGGTACCGAGATCAGCGGTATTGTAACCAATATCACCGACTTTGGTGTTTTTGTCGAGCTTGAAGAGGGCATTGAGGGTCTTGTCCATGTTTCTGAAATCAGCAAGGAAAAGATCAAGACACCGGCCGGCCACTATGCCATCGGTGATACTCTGACCGCCCGGGTGATGAACATCAACAGCGATGAGCGTCGAATCGGTCTGTCCATCAAGCGACTTGATGAGGATGAAGATGAAACAATTCTTAAGGACTTTGCCAAGAACATGAAGCCCACCACCTCATCCTTTGGTGAACTCCTCCGGGATAATCTCCAGGAGCAGATTGCCTCCCAGGAGAACAAAGACGAAAAATAGGATCTGGGCGTTAGCCTTTATCCTTGACAGGCATAGCCTGTTGCATTCATGAAAAGTTAGAACCTGAGGGGTCGGTTTCAGAGTATTGCTCTGAATCCGGCCTCTTTTTATTTGCAGTCCATGTGTAACCATCAAGGAAATATCATGTTTTCAAGAAGACATCCTTTTTTGTTTTTTACCCTGTCCCTTTCTTCCATTGCAGCTTTTGCCCTGGTTCTGACAGTGGCAATTGTGATGGGCACCTCTGCCATGTTTTCCTCAACCTTGAGCACTCCATTCAATACAGACCAGGGAAACATCGGCATTGTCGAAATTGTCGGTGTGATTGCATCGTCAAAGGAGGTGAGTCAGCAGTTAAAAGACTTTCGGGAGGACCCGGCCATCAAGGCCATTGTTCTTCGGATTGATTCACCCGGCGGCGGGGTCGGCCCCTCCCAGGAGATCTACCGGGAAATCATCAAAACGAAAAAGATAAAAAAGGTCATTGCTTCCCTGGGCTCAGTTGCAGCTTCGGGGGGGTATTATGCGGCTTCTGCCACCGATGCCGTTATTGCCAACCCCGGAACCATTACGGGAAGTATCGGGGTGATAATGGAGTATGCAAACCTCCAGAAGATCATGGAAAAAATCGGGCTGACACCCGTGGTGATCAAAAGCGGGGAGTTTAAGGATATGGGATCGCCCGTTCGGGAGATTACTCCAAAGGAAAGGGCCATTCTCCAGGGGGTTGCCGACGAGGTTCACCAGCAGTTTGTAAGGGATGTTGCCTCCGGTCGAAGCCTTGAACAGGCGCAGGTGGAAAAACTTGCCGACGGCAGGATTTACACCGGTGAAACAGCCCTTGACCTCCACCTCGTGGACAGGCTTGGCAATCTTGAGGATGCCATTGCCTGGGCAGGAGAAATGGCCGGTATCAAAGGCAAGGTTAATCCGGTTTATCCAAGGGAAAAACGACTAGGCATCTTCAAGGAACTGGTTTCAACCCTATTCAAACAGGCTGACATCACCGGCGCCGTAACGAATTATTTCCGGTACGTCATCAATTAACGAGACAACGCTGGAGTCTGTACCCGGAACAGGGCCACCGTCAACCACAAGCTCCAGACGCTGGCCAAACCAGTCATGCAGAAGAGAGGGGTCTTCAAAGGGTCGGTCATCTGGACCGGTTGCGCTGGTGGAAAGAACGGGATTGCCAAGTTCCTTTGCAATGGCAAGGGCAATGGCGTTGTCCGGCACCCGGATGCCCGCTGTTTTTCGCTTGGTGAGCATCATCTTGGGTACAAGTTTTGAGCCTTGAAGAATAAAGGTGTAGGGCCCTGGAAGAAGGCGCTTCATGTTTCGATAAGCAAAGGTACTCACCTTTGCATACTCGCTGATATGCTTTAAATCTGCACATATAAAACTGAACGGCTGGTTCTTGCTGCGCTGTTTGATCTGATAGACCTTTTCAATGGCCTTTTTGTTCATGATGTCGCAGCCGATACCATAATGGGTATCCGTGGGATAGGCAATGATCCCCCCCTGCCTGAGGGCATCGACAATCTGACTGATCAGTCTTGGCTGGGGGTTGTCAGGGTTGACATATATTAACATCTTAACTTTCCAATGATAATTTTTTATTTTATCCCCCTCCGTACCTTCTGGTATAAAGGGAGTGTTCTTTTGTCGGCACACAAGACTCTATTTGCATATCCAGAAAATGTCAACAGGATAACCATAAGATAAGCATTGCGTTGAAGCGGCTTATCTGATAATTATTCATGTTTATATAATCATAACACCATGACCGGCTTTTTCATTGATCTGACCCAGGGACCCATGATGGCGGCCGGCCCCACATTCATACACTAAAATTCCCCGGCAGGAGGTCGTTTTATGGCAAATATAATTTACACTGATGGTTTATCCTTTGATGATGTTCTTCTTGTACCTGAATTTTCTGCAATTTTACCCGACGAGGTGAACACTGCAACCCGGCTTACCCGAAAACTTGAATTGAACATCCCCATTGTCAGTGCGGCAATGGATACCGTAACCGAGGCACTGACCTCCATCAGCATGGCAAGGGCCGGTGGAATGGGTTTTATCCACAGGAACCTCACGATACCAGAGCAGGTAATCGAAGTGGACCGGGTCAAGAAATCCGAGAGCGGCATGATCGTTGACCCCATCACCATATCACCTGACGCAACCATTTCCGAAGTGCTCAGCATCATGGCAACCTACCGCATTTCCGGCATTCCCGTGACCGAGGGAGACAAACTTGTGGGCATTGTCACCAACAGGGATTTAAGATTTGAGACAGAGCTTGGCAAACCGGCCAGTGCTGTTATGACCAAGGAAAACCTGGTCACGGTTCACGAAGGCGTCTCCCTTGAAGAATCCAAGAAAATGCTCCACAAACACCGGATCGAAAAACTCCTTGTTGTGGACAAGCAGGGCAAGTTAAAGGGATTGATCACCATCAAGGATATTGAAAAAATCCGCAAGTACCCAAACGCCTGCAAGGATTCCATGGGAAGATTGAGAACAGGGGCCGCCATCGGCGTAGGGTCCGACATGATGGAAAGAACAGAGGCCCTTTTACGGGCAGGGGCAGATGCCCTTGTCATTGACACCTCCCACGGCCATTCCAAAAATGTCATCTCGGCCGTTCAGACCATCAAGCACGCCTTTCCCGACTGCCAGATCATCGCAGGTAATGTGGCCACGGCAAAGGGTGCTAAAGCATTAATCGACGCAGGTTCTGACGGGGTAAAGATCGGCATTGGTCCCGGTTCCATCTGCACCACCCGAATTGTCGCAGGTGTGGGTGTTCCCCAGCTGACAGCCATCCAGAACTGCAAGGAGGTTTCCGATGAAACCGGGGTTCCCATTATTGCAGACGGCGGCATCAAGTTTTCCG
Coding sequences:
- the sppA gene encoding signal peptide peptidase SppA; its protein translation is MFSRRHPFLFFTLSLSSIAAFALVLTVAIVMGTSAMFSSTLSTPFNTDQGNIGIVEIVGVIASSKEVSQQLKDFREDPAIKAIVLRIDSPGGGVGPSQEIYREIIKTKKIKKVIASLGSVAASGGYYAASATDAVIANPGTITGSIGVIMEYANLQKIMEKIGLTPVVIKSGEFKDMGSPVREITPKERAILQGVADEVHQQFVRDVASGRSLEQAQVEKLADGRIYTGETALDLHLVDRLGNLEDAIAWAGEMAGIKGKVNPVYPREKRLGIFKELVSTLFKQADITGAVTNYFRYVIN
- a CDS encoding 30S ribosomal protein S1, whose amino-acid sequence is MNTIAETGENKEMNSEELETGQEPIITPEKDEDPLANITGEETMEELMGIYDESFSSFEEGQVVKGTIIAVDKDHVLVDVGYKSEGQISIHEFRDEDGNLDVKLYDKVEVMVEVWDEETETVILSKEKAAKVKVWDAIKDIYEADGTIEGVITSRVKGGFSVDIGLPAFLPGSQADLRPIRNMDEMVGQTYTFKVLKYNRKRSNIVLSRRVILETERETARADTLEAIETGKVMEGIVKNITEYGVFVDLGGVDGLLHITDISWGRVKHPSELFSVADKINVKILSYDLEKERVSLGLKQLTPDPWTTAKDKYPVGSKVLGKVVSLTDYGAFVELEEGVEGLIHVSEMSWTRKVRHPSKIVSVGEEVEAVVLDLKPDNRRISLGIKQTVENPWEVISEKYPVGTVIEGKIKNITDFGLFIGIDDDIDGLVHISDISWTKRIKHPSEAYKKNDVVQAVVLDIDKASERFSLGIKQIQPDPWETVEERYKVGTEISGIVTNITDFGVFVELEEGIEGLVHVSEISKEKIKTPAGHYAIGDTLTARVMNINSDERRIGLSIKRLDEDEDETILKDFAKNMKPTTSSFGELLRDNLQEQIASQENKDEK
- the cmk gene encoding (d)CMP kinase, yielding MKPKIITIDGPAGSGKTTVSKLVARQLGWVYVDTGALYRGVALGVKAANIDYENPGALQSLLDSLSFTIVTQGKSMQLLSSGCDITDKIRTPEISMLASTLSAKPGVRAALLGMQRAIAVEKNAVFEGRDMGTVVFPDADYKFFLLADLKTRAMRRFKETPGQPLDEVEQDMAKRDKNDSEREVAPLKPADDAIIIDSTALTIEAVVARIMNKINHETPRPEQVICHIHDK
- a CDS encoding L-threonylcarbamoyladenylate synthase; amino-acid sequence: MLIYVNPDNPQPRLISQIVDALRQGGIIAYPTDTHYGIGCDIMNKKAIEKVYQIKQRSKNQPFSFICADLKHISEYAKVSTFAYRNMKRLLPGPYTFILQGSKLVPKMMLTKRKTAGIRVPDNAIALAIAKELGNPVLSTSATGPDDRPFEDPSLLHDWFGQRLELVVDGGPVPGTDSSVVSLIDDVPEIIRYGAGDVSLFE
- the guaB gene encoding IMP dehydrogenase, which gives rise to MANIIYTDGLSFDDVLLVPEFSAILPDEVNTATRLTRKLELNIPIVSAAMDTVTEALTSISMARAGGMGFIHRNLTIPEQVIEVDRVKKSESGMIVDPITISPDATISEVLSIMATYRISGIPVTEGDKLVGIVTNRDLRFETELGKPASAVMTKENLVTVHEGVSLEESKKMLHKHRIEKLLVVDKQGKLKGLITIKDIEKIRKYPNACKDSMGRLRTGAAIGVGSDMMERTEALLRAGADALVIDTSHGHSKNVISAVQTIKHAFPDCQIIAGNVATAKGAKALIDAGSDGVKIGIGPGSICTTRIVAGVGVPQLTAIQNCKEVSDETGVPIIADGGIKFSGDVAKAIGAGAHTVMLGSLLAGTSESPGEIVIFQGRSYKAYRGMGSVEAMKKGSSDRYYQRDSKVDETLVPEGIVGRIPYRGTVKENIVQMIGGLKAGMGYLGASTIEELREKASFVKITAAGLRESHVHDVIITKEAPNYSVDSMKQ